One Candidatus Culexarchaeum yellowstonense genomic region harbors:
- a CDS encoding hydrogenase/urease maturation nickel metallochaperone HypA — protein sequence EFKIEIDEAEMMCRKCGYKWKFRSEGLSEDVKEAIHFIPEVAHTFMRCPKCGSPDFEVISGRGVWIESISGVA from the coding sequence GAATTCAAAATAGAGATTGATGAAGCGGAAATGATGTGTAGGAAGTGTGGGTATAAGTGGAAGTTTAGAAGTGAAGGTTTAAGTGAAGATGTTAAAGAAGCCATACACTTCATACCTGAAGTGGCCCACACATTCATGAGATGCCCAAAATGTGGAAGCCCAGACTTTGAAGTAATAAGTGGCAGGGGGGTTTGGATAGAAAGCATAAGTGGTGTGGCTTGA